One region of Candidatus Saccharibacteria bacterium genomic DNA includes:
- a CDS encoding N-acetylmuramoyl-L-alanine amidase, with translation MSFEHSRTVTVALSAALFISSCSWNNVDSYQQPNPGGGVSAGQKPSPQQYRADSGRPWILLDPGHSGNYRQKDELTGLPSPTPPKIDAITGLPDIQYRPDTPEIDDVFDVATLLRSMLEANGYKVCMTKKTANDYVSHRERANLANGTDPKQECGSNGAALAVSIHTDPTAPKSRATMSPQFVGGSRGGVDGYLCKNKNQCSATYPRVTFEDATLAMQSLTATQIIAEERTKAEGRLVVVENLNFNGRLPLPPGNLSLVQLYSNKPWTYAEYGANVNGSTRVPLTATEKQNYAAGLANGIFRTVRISAGH, from the coding sequence ATGAGTTTTGAACATTCACGTACAGTGACAGTTGCATTATCTGCAGCACTCTTTATTAGCAGTTGCTCATGGAACAATGTTGACAGTTATCAGCAGCCGAACCCTGGCGGTGGCGTATCTGCTGGGCAAAAGCCTTCTCCGCAACAGTATCGAGCCGATAGTGGACGCCCCTGGATACTCCTCGACCCAGGGCATAGCGGAAATTACCGGCAGAAAGATGAACTTACCGGCCTCCCCAGTCCGACCCCTCCCAAAATAGATGCAATTACCGGCCTACCAGATATTCAGTACCGTCCGGACACACCCGAAATAGATGATGTATTTGACGTAGCCACGCTCTTACGCAGTATGCTCGAAGCAAATGGCTATAAAGTTTGTATGACCAAAAAAACTGCGAATGATTATGTTTCACACCGTGAACGTGCAAACCTTGCTAACGGTACCGACCCCAAACAAGAGTGCGGATCAAACGGCGCCGCTCTCGCAGTCAGTATCCATACTGACCCAACGGCCCCAAAAAGCCGCGCTACGATGTCGCCTCAGTTTGTGGGTGGCTCCCGCGGAGGTGTTGACGGTTACCTATGCAAGAATAAAAATCAGTGCAGTGCAACATACCCACGAGTAACTTTTGAAGATGCAACGCTTGCAATGCAGAGTCTGACTGCCACGCAAATCATTGCCGAGGAACGGACAAAAGCTGAAGGCCGTCTAGTCGTAGTCGAGAATCTTAATTTTAATGGCCGCTTACCTTTGCCACCAGGAAATCTCTCTCTCGTACAACTCTACAGCAACAAGCCATGGACTTACGCCGAGTATGGCGCAAATGTCAACGGCAGTACGCGCGTGCCTCTGACAGCCACAGAGAAACAAAATTACGCAGCCGGCCTCGCAAACGGTATATTTCGCACTGTGCGTATCTCGGCTGGTCATTAG